The following proteins come from a genomic window of Galactobacillus timonensis:
- a CDS encoding sucrose-6-phosphate hydrolase, protein MKNWTREERYRPLKDPQELWTLHQETSRSNYRQTYHVQSITGLMNDPNGFVWHNNQWHLFYQWFPWGAVHGLKYWYHVVSDDLVTWKNLGVCLMPDREYDNKGVYSGSAMPIGDSLYLYYTGNSRDENWVRHPYTCLARLRDDGWTEKYPLPLFGAHPDYTEHQRDPKILYNPEQNAYYILLGAQRKKNLTGCVLVYKSDDLLHGWNFAGELKVPGFESFGDMWECPTIEKIGGKDILLFCPQHLRIAGRGSSTNHNGYIIGDMSWDTLTFTPKTQFHVLDFGFDSYAAAFANNVQDESKGILIAWMGLPDSSYPTDEENWSGCLTLPRELRIRGRRLVQQPLPQLKELRDQELDVTKADRGELCPLPQSCEMEFYCRPGDVDLILFAKENGEDGLKISFNQAKCQITVDRSHMDRRFNEDQGEARTRSLPNGLTHLRIFIDHSSVEIFVNDGDAVFTSRVFPDENENSFQIHGDVFLRMWTLKRATKDTMTI, encoded by the coding sequence ATGAAAAACTGGACACGCGAAGAACGATACCGCCCGCTCAAGGATCCGCAGGAGCTTTGGACCCTGCACCAGGAAACCAGCCGCTCCAACTATCGGCAAACCTATCACGTCCAATCCATCACGGGCCTGATGAATGACCCGAACGGCTTTGTGTGGCACAACAACCAGTGGCACCTGTTCTACCAATGGTTCCCCTGGGGAGCTGTCCACGGCCTCAAGTACTGGTACCATGTCGTATCCGATGACCTTGTGACATGGAAGAACCTCGGCGTCTGCCTGATGCCGGATCGGGAATATGACAATAAAGGCGTCTACTCCGGTTCCGCGATGCCGATCGGCGACTCGCTCTATCTCTACTATACGGGCAACAGCCGCGACGAAAACTGGGTCCGCCACCCGTACACCTGCCTTGCCCGTCTGCGTGACGATGGCTGGACCGAAAAGTATCCCCTCCCACTGTTCGGCGCCCATCCGGATTACACGGAACATCAGCGGGATCCGAAAATTCTCTATAATCCTGAGCAGAACGCCTATTACATCCTTCTCGGCGCCCAAAGGAAAAAGAATCTGACCGGCTGCGTCCTCGTCTATAAAAGCGACGATCTGCTTCATGGCTGGAACTTCGCCGGCGAACTGAAAGTGCCCGGCTTCGAATCCTTCGGCGACATGTGGGAGTGCCCCACCATCGAAAAGATCGGCGGAAAGGACATCCTCCTCTTCTGCCCCCAGCATCTCAGAATTGCGGGCCGCGGCAGCTCCACCAACCACAACGGCTATATCATCGGCGATATGAGCTGGGACACATTGACCTTTACACCAAAGACCCAGTTCCATGTCCTGGACTTCGGCTTTGATTCCTACGCCGCCGCCTTTGCCAATAATGTGCAGGATGAGTCCAAGGGCATTCTGATTGCCTGGATGGGACTTCCTGACAGCAGCTATCCGACCGATGAAGAAAACTGGTCCGGATGCCTCACTCTGCCGCGCGAACTCCGCATCCGCGGACGCCGTCTGGTTCAGCAGCCGCTTCCGCAGTTAAAGGAGCTGCGCGATCAGGAGCTCGACGTCACCAAAGCAGATCGTGGTGAACTGTGTCCGCTGCCGCAAAGCTGTGAGATGGAATTCTACTGCCGGCCTGGGGATGTAGATCTGATATTATTCGCCAAAGAAAACGGGGAAGACGGCCTCAAGATCAGTTTCAACCAGGCAAAGTGCCAGATCACCGTCGATCGCTCCCACATGGATCGCCGCTTCAACGAAGATCAGGGTGAAGCACGTACCCGCAGCCTGCCGAACGGTCTGACGCATCTGCGCATCTTCATCGATCACAGCAGCGTCGAAATCTTCGTCAATGATGGAGACGCCGTCTTTACCAGCCGCGTCTTTCCAGATGAAAACGAAAACAGCTTCCAGATCCACGGCGACGTCTTTCTGCGCATGTGGACACTGAAGCGCGCAACAAAGGATACGATGACCATATGA
- a CDS encoding IS110 family transposase gives MKNNTEKQNKSANTKVGTEELRDQNSKIAFITDDMMVIGVDVGSENHYARAFTNRKIELSSKPFKFTNTKDGFEAFKAWAEDLAKRNGMKFIIVALEPTGHYWMNLGTYIKDSGMILAQVNPAAVKKSKELDDNDPSKNDRKDPKVIAGLASDGRYCLPYIPEGVYAEIRELSNQRIRAVEELTRTKNRVARWFSIYFPEYLDVYGNVYNVTGTMILKKYPLPQDIVAAGIDGILKVWSDNKVRGTGRRRAEKLYEAAKNSIGRKEASKSARMELMDLLNDLETYESRVDRIMEEVTDLLWQIPNTRELLNISGVGTISVLTFVAEVGDISRIKDAKALQKLAGLAIVADSSGKHNGESGISYRGRKRLRWCVYQLAISLISRNRDFAAIHAYYTTRAENPLKKMQSLIAVGCKAMRVFYKILTTGTPYDGRKMTSDIIRPAAA, from the coding sequence ATGAAGAATAACACAGAAAAGCAGAATAAATCCGCAAATACAAAAGTTGGTACGGAAGAACTTAGGGATCAGAATTCTAAAATCGCATTCATAACGGATGACATGATGGTGATCGGTGTAGACGTAGGCAGCGAGAATCATTATGCAAGAGCGTTCACCAACCGGAAAATTGAGCTTTCCAGCAAGCCGTTCAAGTTTACCAACACTAAAGATGGCTTTGAGGCATTCAAAGCCTGGGCAGAGGATCTGGCAAAAAGGAATGGAATGAAATTCATCATCGTTGCGCTGGAGCCGACGGGTCATTACTGGATGAATTTGGGGACGTACATCAAGGACAGCGGAATGATTCTTGCGCAGGTTAATCCGGCTGCAGTCAAAAAGTCAAAGGAACTGGATGATAACGATCCTTCTAAGAATGACCGCAAAGATCCGAAGGTAATAGCGGGGCTGGCAAGTGACGGACGTTATTGTCTTCCCTATATTCCTGAAGGAGTTTATGCGGAAATCAGGGAACTTTCGAATCAGAGGATCCGTGCAGTAGAAGAACTGACAAGAACCAAAAACAGAGTTGCCAGATGGTTTTCCATCTACTTTCCGGAATACCTTGATGTGTATGGCAACGTCTACAATGTGACAGGAACGATGATTCTGAAGAAATATCCGCTTCCGCAGGATATTGTGGCAGCAGGGATTGACGGCATCCTGAAGGTGTGGAGCGATAACAAAGTCCGGGGGACAGGCAGACGAAGAGCAGAGAAATTGTACGAAGCAGCGAAGAACAGTATTGGCAGGAAAGAAGCCTCAAAATCCGCAAGGATGGAATTGATGGATCTTCTGAATGATCTGGAGACGTACGAATCAAGAGTGGATCGAATCATGGAAGAAGTAACTGATCTGCTGTGGCAGATCCCAAACACCAGAGAACTGCTCAATATTTCCGGTGTTGGGACGATCTCGGTACTGACGTTTGTGGCTGAGGTCGGAGATATCAGCAGAATCAAGGATGCCAAGGCTCTTCAGAAGCTGGCTGGACTTGCGATCGTAGCAGACAGCTCCGGCAAGCATAACGGAGAGAGCGGGATCAGCTATCGGGGGCGCAAGAGATTAAGGTGGTGCGTATATCAGCTGGCAATATCACTGATTAGTCGAAACAGAGATTTTGCGGCAATCCATGCGTACTACACAACGCGTGCGGAGAACCCGTTAAAGAAGATGCAGTCTCTGATTGCGGTCGGTTGTAAAGCAATGAGAGTCTTCTACAAGATTCTGACAACAGGAACTCCGTACGATGGTCGGAAGATGACGTCAGACATTATTCGCCCGGCTGCAGCGTAA
- a CDS encoding phosphodiester glycosidase family protein, which yields MGKKKRKQKGMPLWLLILLCAIGVVGAGLYELRAYYKEKFRGSAAAYSRQQIRGLEEGSTEYKIARWFYTDEEIASIRDNTVTVDESQETSTLANDDDGIEIVPVYGSTYEGYLMLIKNAEDLSVAVNPYLSTGQAAPDLDTYVSMYNAAGGTNAGGFQDAGGTGNGSIPQGIVIHDGKLVYGNGDTYMDLIGITEDHHLICTQATGNEFLSWGVKEAVTFGPTLINNYKVAWTGGTDSLNILNPRTAIAQAGDGTFMLLVVDGRGPSSFGAKYEDVIEIFQKYDAVMAANLDGGNSTAMIWKGKYVNTPVSMYGSRNLPTVFLVKGDN from the coding sequence ATGGGGAAAAAGAAAAGAAAGCAGAAGGGCATGCCCCTGTGGCTGCTGATTCTTCTGTGCGCCATTGGCGTTGTGGGCGCGGGGCTCTATGAGCTGCGGGCTTATTATAAGGAGAAATTCCGCGGTTCGGCGGCAGCCTACAGTCGTCAGCAGATCCGTGGTCTGGAAGAGGGCAGCACGGAATACAAGATTGCCCGCTGGTTCTATACGGATGAGGAAATCGCCAGTATCCGGGACAATACGGTGACGGTGGATGAGAGTCAGGAAACATCGACGCTGGCAAATGATGACGATGGCATTGAGATCGTTCCAGTGTACGGTTCGACGTATGAGGGCTATCTTATGCTCATTAAGAATGCGGAAGATCTTTCGGTTGCGGTCAACCCGTATCTTTCGACGGGACAGGCGGCGCCGGATCTTGATACGTATGTCAGCATGTACAATGCGGCAGGCGGCACGAATGCGGGCGGCTTCCAGGATGCGGGCGGTACGGGCAACGGCTCGATTCCGCAGGGCATCGTGATCCATGACGGCAAGCTGGTGTATGGAAACGGTGACACGTATATGGATCTGATCGGCATTACGGAGGATCATCATCTGATCTGCACGCAGGCGACGGGAAATGAATTCCTGTCCTGGGGTGTCAAGGAGGCAGTGACCTTCGGACCGACGCTCATTAACAATTACAAGGTCGCATGGACGGGCGGTACGGACAGTCTCAACATTCTGAATCCGCGTACGGCCATTGCGCAGGCGGGCGATGGAACGTTCATGCTGCTGGTGGTCGATGGCAGAGGTCCCAGTTCCTTCGGCGCCAAGTATGAGGATGTGATTGAAATTTTCCAGAAGTATGATGCGGTGATGGCTGCCAACCTTGATGGCGGCAACTCGACGGCGATGATCTGGAAGGGCAAGTATGTCAATACGCCGGTATCGATGTACGGTTCGCGCAATCTGCCGACCGTATTCCTTGTGAAGGGAGACAACTGA
- a CDS encoding NTF2-like N-terminal transpeptidase domain-containing protein: MTKVKYPVAIAIIAALTAGTAVFGSIRVRQAKEEFAAEERKLPESAITNYLQQLKDQDYHAVYEDAQQVDPNFNSEADYTAKLQEVYDGVDLDALQYTGLDNSDGSKDYKLYSDGKFLATLRLRKNADDTWLAGTIFVGDQNYTIEVPTGLSILANGIAVSKDYCKQTGVAASNFSGLGDQSLAPLVDVYELDNLLGEPTIEVDGDSSYGVLKDVLTNNLLIGKTSNDADLAQTMIDDIVTCAKFTAQEATVAQVGAISVRNSDWWDRISTMPNTWFTSHSTSNFSNEQAFNIIQQSDDTMVGYVTFDYYASNGTVDRTWNAGYQVTFLKEGGTWKIACMAVDAELNPARTSYFEDLNS; this comes from the coding sequence ATGACGAAAGTAAAATATCCGGTTGCGATCGCCATCATTGCGGCGCTGACTGCCGGTACGGCGGTATTTGGTTCGATCCGCGTACGTCAGGCGAAGGAAGAATTTGCGGCAGAGGAAAGGAAGCTGCCGGAATCGGCAATTACAAACTATCTTCAGCAGCTGAAGGATCAGGATTATCACGCGGTGTATGAGGATGCGCAGCAGGTGGATCCCAACTTCAATTCGGAAGCCGACTATACGGCAAAGCTGCAGGAAGTATATGACGGCGTAGATCTCGATGCGCTGCAGTATACGGGTCTCGACAATTCCGACGGCTCAAAGGACTACAAGCTGTACAGCGACGGAAAGTTCCTGGCAACGCTGCGTCTGAGAAAGAATGCGGACGATACGTGGCTGGCGGGAACGATCTTTGTCGGCGACCAGAATTATACGATCGAGGTTCCGACAGGACTTTCGATTCTTGCCAATGGCATTGCCGTTTCGAAGGATTACTGCAAGCAGACCGGTGTTGCCGCAAGCAACTTCTCCGGTCTTGGTGATCAGAGTCTCGCGCCGCTGGTGGATGTTTATGAGCTGGACAATCTGCTTGGCGAGCCGACGATTGAAGTCGACGGGGACAGCAGCTATGGCGTATTGAAGGATGTTCTGACCAATAACCTCCTCATTGGCAAAACGAGCAATGATGCGGATCTTGCGCAGACGATGATCGATGATATTGTGACCTGTGCGAAGTTTACGGCGCAGGAAGCGACCGTGGCACAGGTTGGTGCAATATCGGTCCGCAATTCTGACTGGTGGGACAGAATCTCCACGATGCCCAACACCTGGTTTACGTCACACAGCACTTCGAACTTCTCGAACGAGCAGGCCTTCAACATCATTCAGCAGAGCGATGATACGATGGTCGGCTATGTCACCTTCGACTACTATGCAAGCAACGGTACGGTGGATCGGACATGGAATGCCGGCTATCAGGTGACGTTCCTCAAGGAGGGCGGGACCTGGAAGATTGCATGCATGGCTGTTGATGCGGAACTCAATCCGGCACGTACCAGCTACTTTGAAGATCTGAACAGCTGA
- a CDS encoding NAD(P)-dependent malic enzyme, with amino-acid sequence MDYSEKSLEMHARHHGKVAIVSKVPVTNRDELSTAYTPGVAAPCLAIHASPEDVYKYTAKGNLVAVVSDGTAVLGLGNIGPQAAMPVMEGKAILFKQFGNVDAFPICLDTTDTEEIIKTVKYLAPTFGAINLEDISSPRCFEIEQRLEKELDIPVFHDDQHGTAIAVSAALINALKIVHKKMEDIHVVLNGPGAAGTAIIEMLMHLGVKNIIACDEHGILNKSRPEGLKDHKIRLAEITNPEGRSGHLQEALRGADVFIGVSVAHALKPEWIREMNPDPIVFAMANPTPEIMYDEAIKAGVTIMATGRSDMPNQINNVLVFPGIFRGALDVHARDINYDMKIAAARAIASLIRDDELNRENIIPSLFDKRVCPAVAKAVADAAIASGSARSVEP; translated from the coding sequence ATGGACTACAGCGAAAAATCACTTGAAATGCACGCCCGGCACCATGGCAAGGTTGCCATCGTATCCAAGGTCCCCGTCACCAACCGCGACGAACTTTCCACCGCCTATACGCCCGGTGTCGCCGCCCCGTGTCTGGCCATTCACGCCTCTCCCGAAGACGTATATAAATATACCGCCAAGGGAAATCTGGTAGCCGTCGTCTCCGATGGTACAGCCGTGCTTGGTCTTGGCAATATCGGTCCACAAGCCGCCATGCCGGTCATGGAAGGAAAGGCCATCCTCTTCAAGCAGTTCGGCAATGTTGATGCCTTCCCGATCTGCCTCGATACGACCGATACCGAAGAAATCATCAAGACCGTCAAATATCTTGCCCCGACCTTCGGAGCGATCAACCTGGAGGACATTTCCAGTCCCCGGTGCTTCGAAATCGAACAGCGCCTGGAAAAGGAGCTGGACATCCCCGTCTTCCACGACGATCAGCACGGAACGGCGATCGCCGTCTCAGCCGCATTGATCAATGCCCTTAAGATCGTGCACAAGAAGATGGAAGACATCCATGTCGTCCTCAACGGTCCCGGTGCCGCCGGTACCGCCATCATCGAAATGCTCATGCACCTGGGAGTAAAAAACATCATCGCCTGCGACGAACACGGAATCCTGAACAAGTCGCGTCCCGAAGGACTGAAAGATCACAAGATACGCCTCGCTGAAATCACGAACCCCGAAGGAAGAAGCGGACACCTGCAGGAGGCACTTAGAGGTGCCGATGTCTTTATCGGCGTCTCCGTCGCCCACGCCCTGAAACCAGAGTGGATCAGAGAAATGAATCCGGACCCCATCGTCTTCGCCATGGCCAACCCGACGCCGGAAATCATGTACGACGAAGCAATCAAAGCAGGCGTCACCATCATGGCCACCGGCCGCTCCGACATGCCCAACCAAATCAACAATGTCCTCGTCTTCCCGGGGATCTTCCGCGGCGCCCTTGACGTTCATGCCCGCGACATCAACTATGACATGAAGATTGCCGCCGCCCGTGCCATCGCCTCCCTGATCAGGGACGATGAACTGAACAGAGAAAACATCATCCCCTCTCTCTTTGATAAGCGTGTATGTCCCGCCGTCGCCAAAGCCGTCGCTGATGCGGCCATTGCCAGCGGCTCAGCACGCAGCGTCGAACCGTAA
- a CDS encoding class II fumarate hydratase, with product MRDDEYRIERDSLGEVKVPADCLWGAQTERSRQNFPIGVGHEQMPQEIIHAFGYLKKACALANGDLSPKMTKEKMDAIVEASEEILSGMLDDQFPLVVFQTGSGTQTNMNVNEVIAHVANARAHRSLLHPNDDVNLSQSSNDTFPSAMHIAIVLEVERSLLPAMDEVIRVLKEKEAENAGIMKSGRTHLMDAVPVAFSQEISGWRAALEEDRAMLVETLDHVRQLPVGGTAVGTGLNAPEGFDKAVCRYISTFTGTRFIPAENKFRALTMLDDVVAVHGVIKASAMDMMKMANDVRWMASGPRNGLREIRIAANEPGSSIMPGKVNPTQCEQVTMVAVQILGNDAAVSFASSQGNFELNTYLPVSAYNVLQSIRLLADSMRTFAARCLAGMEARKETMENNLRRSLMLSTLLSPVIGYARAAEAAQKADRENCTLKEACLSLGYLDGETFDALFAPFLKPENESPEGEK from the coding sequence ATGCGGGACGATGAATACCGGATCGAGCGCGATTCGCTGGGAGAAGTGAAGGTGCCGGCCGACTGTCTCTGGGGTGCGCAGACGGAGCGGTCGCGACAGAATTTCCCGATCGGCGTGGGACATGAACAGATGCCGCAGGAGATCATTCATGCCTTCGGATATCTCAAAAAGGCATGTGCGTTGGCAAACGGCGATCTTTCGCCTAAGATGACGAAAGAGAAGATGGATGCCATTGTCGAGGCATCGGAAGAGATCCTGTCCGGCATGCTGGATGATCAGTTTCCGCTCGTCGTGTTTCAGACGGGCAGCGGTACGCAAACCAACATGAACGTCAATGAGGTCATTGCCCATGTCGCAAACGCCAGGGCGCATCGTTCCCTGTTACATCCCAATGATGATGTAAACCTGTCGCAGTCAAGCAATGACACCTTTCCAAGTGCGATGCACATAGCGATCGTGCTGGAAGTGGAACGCAGTCTTCTGCCGGCGATGGATGAAGTGATCCGCGTTCTGAAGGAGAAGGAAGCAGAAAACGCCGGCATCATGAAGTCGGGGCGGACACATCTGATGGATGCGGTGCCGGTCGCCTTTTCGCAGGAAATATCAGGCTGGCGGGCGGCGCTGGAAGAGGATCGGGCCATGCTCGTAGAGACGCTGGATCATGTGCGGCAGCTGCCTGTCGGCGGGACGGCGGTCGGTACGGGTCTCAATGCGCCAGAGGGCTTTGACAAAGCGGTCTGCCGCTATATCAGCACCTTCACGGGGACGAGGTTCATTCCGGCTGAAAACAAGTTTCGGGCCTTAACGATGCTGGATGATGTTGTTGCGGTGCACGGTGTAATCAAGGCGAGTGCCATGGATATGATGAAGATGGCCAATGATGTGCGCTGGATGGCAAGTGGTCCGCGCAACGGGCTTAGGGAGATCCGGATCGCGGCCAATGAGCCTGGCTCTTCGATCATGCCGGGAAAGGTCAATCCGACGCAGTGTGAGCAGGTGACGATGGTTGCGGTGCAGATTCTCGGCAATGATGCGGCCGTATCCTTTGCGTCAAGTCAGGGAAACTTTGAGCTGAATACCTATCTTCCTGTGAGTGCCTATAATGTGCTGCAGTCGATTCGTCTTCTGGCAGATTCGATGCGCACCTTCGCTGCACGGTGTCTTGCAGGAATGGAAGCGCGGAAAGAGACGATGGAAAACAATCTGCGGCGCAGTCTGATGCTCAGTACGCTGCTGTCACCGGTCATCGGCTATGCCAGGGCCGCCGAGGCTGCACAGAAAGCCGACAGGGAGAACTGTACGCTGAAAGAAGCGTGTCTATCGCTCGGGTATCTCGACGGGGAAACCTTCGATGCCCTGTTTGCGCCGTTTTTGAAGCCGGAAAATGAATCGCCGGAAGGCGAAAAGTGA
- a CDS encoding GmrSD restriction endonuclease domain-containing protein, translating into MIKQPVRTNVSDLIKTTMGSQFVIPVYQRSYTWRPEAETARLMGDIQDLLKDRSATHFLGIIISMETDVSAMFKEIQIVDGQQRLTTSFIFLLALKRVALEHNNENIAGMIDDYYLYNRHSSQEALLRLKPAVGNDDTFAHLYYGSYKDLDHNQKETPVYRNFDYIYRRVEEFSKSWSLAEILDTLGRLDVLSFPLSEDDNAQQIFESINSTGAPLTSSDLIRNYILMNDSSGVQERNYELYWQPLEKRIPDPARLEEFFRFYLAEKMYSLPARRDTYAAFKSWWNLSEASKEDKLRDIAANCRYYDAIYHGPCEDGDVEMALSDFRYTDSRTPAPFLLGMFDLKEKGTISGKDLAKVIRLVDTYLTRRALLGLDTSMMGRYFPQLLQSVLRTFQPGNNSIYEVTKLCLVNYNRGRALAMPTDKQIRSALKETNAYSLLCIRPVLERIEHYGATAKVDTSDLNIEHIMPQHPNAWWKKNSGAKDEDEYSFYANLIGNLTLCAQYDNTRIGNEDFDYKKKVLSRTLHIRMNSGILNSPSWGIKEIRQRCETMANEIIAIYPYESAREQAKPKRQTNPVILLNTPSVNARAMDRGTQGVEVLSGSSMRPYGQKEMRSMQGIYRSLMEKGVIYEDENGTVQFARSWRFTDRNQAAQFLMHRGGDNTDAWTYEDGSPLKETQAAKAGKEIREPKGDPTVVKQKNTGGKAVSSSQAAENSKSRKPHQEASVTKGHKSSHSHPASEKKTMSDPAPQQKKKENPGRNDHAKKASSHRPPLKKTHPEQNKSVPKTTQPLPQASEKKMSEPRRHSGNGSSHSSRRPKTMAEKMGMKPQVDSKEIKKEEETVRKSGGASFLLQLLGRKKNHSSNS; encoded by the coding sequence ATGATAAAACAGCCGGTCAGAACAAATGTTTCTGATCTGATTAAGACAACGATGGGATCGCAGTTTGTGATCCCGGTGTATCAACGAAGCTATACGTGGCGGCCGGAGGCGGAGACGGCACGTCTGATGGGAGATATTCAGGATCTTCTTAAGGATCGCAGTGCGACCCATTTTCTCGGCATCATCATTTCGATGGAGACGGATGTGTCGGCGATGTTCAAGGAGATCCAGATCGTGGACGGTCAGCAGCGTCTGACGACGTCGTTCATCTTTCTTCTGGCGCTGAAGCGGGTGGCTCTGGAACACAATAATGAAAATATTGCGGGAATGATCGATGATTACTACCTCTATAATCGTCACAGTTCCCAGGAGGCATTACTGCGGCTGAAGCCTGCCGTCGGCAATGATGATACGTTTGCGCATCTCTATTACGGTTCCTACAAGGATCTGGATCATAACCAGAAGGAGACGCCGGTCTATCGCAACTTTGATTATATTTACCGGCGGGTTGAGGAGTTTTCGAAGTCATGGTCGCTGGCGGAAATCCTCGATACGCTGGGACGGCTCGATGTTCTGTCATTTCCGCTGAGCGAGGATGATAATGCGCAGCAGATCTTTGAGTCGATCAATTCGACGGGTGCTCCGCTGACGTCTTCGGATCTGATCCGCAATTACATTCTGATGAATGATTCGAGCGGCGTTCAGGAGCGCAACTACGAGCTGTACTGGCAGCCGCTGGAAAAGAGAATTCCGGATCCGGCGCGGCTGGAAGAGTTTTTCCGTTTCTATCTTGCAGAGAAGATGTATTCGCTGCCTGCGCGGCGTGATACATATGCGGCATTTAAGAGCTGGTGGAATCTCTCGGAAGCCTCGAAAGAAGATAAGCTGCGTGACATTGCGGCAAACTGCCGCTACTATGATGCGATTTACCATGGGCCCTGTGAGGATGGGGACGTGGAGATGGCGCTCTCAGATTTCCGCTATACGGACAGTCGGACGCCGGCACCGTTCCTTCTTGGGATGTTTGATCTGAAGGAAAAGGGAACGATTTCGGGCAAGGATCTGGCGAAGGTGATCCGTCTGGTCGATACCTATTTGACACGGCGTGCACTGCTGGGGCTGGATACGTCGATGATGGGGCGGTATTTTCCGCAGCTGCTGCAGTCGGTGCTGCGTACATTCCAGCCGGGAAATAACAGTATCTATGAGGTGACGAAGCTGTGTCTTGTGAACTATAACCGGGGCAGGGCTCTGGCGATGCCGACGGATAAGCAGATTCGTTCGGCTTTGAAAGAAACCAATGCCTATAGTCTTCTCTGCATTCGTCCGGTATTGGAGAGGATTGAGCACTATGGTGCGACGGCAAAGGTGGATACGTCGGATCTGAATATTGAGCACATTATGCCGCAGCATCCCAATGCGTGGTGGAAGAAAAATTCCGGCGCAAAGGATGAGGATGAATATTCGTTCTATGCGAATCTGATCGGGAATCTGACGCTGTGTGCGCAATATGATAATACGCGGATCGGCAATGAGGATTTTGACTATAAGAAGAAGGTTCTTTCCAGGACGCTTCATATTCGTATGAATTCCGGGATTCTGAACTCACCTTCCTGGGGAATCAAAGAGATCCGCCAGCGCTGCGAGACGATGGCGAATGAGATCATTGCCATTTATCCGTATGAAAGTGCCCGTGAACAGGCGAAACCGAAACGGCAGACAAATCCAGTAATTCTGCTGAATACGCCTTCCGTGAATGCAAGGGCGATGGATCGGGGGACGCAGGGCGTTGAGGTGTTGTCCGGGTCTTCGATGCGGCCGTATGGTCAAAAGGAGATGCGCTCGATGCAGGGCATATATCGTTCCCTGATGGAGAAGGGCGTCATCTATGAGGATGAAAACGGTACGGTTCAGTTTGCGCGCAGCTGGCGTTTTACGGACCGGAATCAGGCGGCGCAGTTTCTGATGCACCGGGGTGGAGATAATACGGACGCATGGACGTATGAGGATGGTTCGCCTCTAAAAGAAACCCAGGCGGCGAAAGCAGGAAAAGAAATCAGGGAGCCAAAGGGAGATCCTACGGTAGTGAAGCAGAAGAATACGGGGGGCAAAGCTGTGTCTTCGTCGCAGGCTGCCGAGAATTCAAAGTCGAGGAAGCCGCATCAGGAAGCCTCTGTGACGAAAGGTCATAAATCATCACATTCGCATCCGGCCAGTGAGAAAAAAACGATGTCTGATCCGGCCCCTCAGCAGAAGAAGAAAGAAAATCCGGGGCGGAACGATCATGCGAAGAAAGCCTCTTCGCATCGTCCTCCATTGAAAAAGACGCATCCGGAACAAAATAAATCTGTGCCGAAGACAACGCAGCCGCTGCCCCAGGCGTCAGAGAAAAAAATGAGCGAGCCGCGGCGCCATAGTGGGAACGGTTCTTCTCACAGTTCGCGACGGCCGAAGACGATGGCTGAAAAGATGGGGATGAAGCCGCAGGTTGACTCGAAGGAGATAAAAAAAGAGGAAGAGACGGTCCGCAAGAGCGGCGGTGCGTCCTTCCTGTTACAGCTGCTGGGGCGGAAGAAGAATCATTCTTCCAATTCGTAA